A window of the Xiashengella succiniciproducens genome harbors these coding sequences:
- a CDS encoding transposase, with translation MKRSTFSPTQIAGILKEFDNGKGIDELTRVHGISRATLYKWRQRYGGMDASEMKRVKALEEENARLKRMYANLAMELDVAKYIIEKKL, from the coding sequence ATGAAGAGAAGCACCTTCAGCCCGACACAGATAGCGGGCATCCTAAAAGAGTTCGACAACGGCAAAGGCATCGACGAACTGACGCGTGTGCACGGCATAAGCCGCGCCACGCTGTATAAATGGCGGCAACGTTACGGGGGCATGGACGCGAGCGAGATGAAGCGCGTCAAGGCCTTGGAGGAGGAAAACGCGAGGTTGAAGCGCATGTACGCCAACCTTGCCATGGAATTGGACGTTGCCAAATACATCATCGAAAAAAAGCTCTAA
- the tnpB gene encoding IS66 family insertion sequence element accessory protein TnpB: MFHLHGNLKYFLYPGAVDMRKSSYTLSGIVTSLMKRDVQSGEVFIFVNKRLTV, encoded by the coding sequence ATGTTTCATTTGCATGGTAATCTAAAGTATTTTCTATATCCAGGAGCCGTGGATATGCGAAAAAGTTCTTACACCCTTAGCGGTATTGTCACTTCTTTGATGAAGCGTGACGTGCAGAGTGGTGAGGTCTTTATCTTCGTTAACAAGAGACTTACTGTGTAA
- the tnpA gene encoding IS66 family insertion sequence element accessory protein TnpA gives MRMTLTTFKQLYKEYQESNLSVRDFCSNQALSPSSFYYWRKQLWNTAQEEPKCFIPLVFDSVSAEHPVRDNQSRVTSSRTDDINSSTAPVELVFPNGTKMVIRENMDLELLRAIVHLYD, from the coding sequence ATGAGGATGACACTAACGACCTTCAAACAGCTCTATAAGGAATACCAGGAATCAAATTTAAGTGTACGAGACTTTTGTTCTAACCAGGCATTATCCCCTTCCAGCTTTTATTACTGGAGAAAGCAGTTGTGGAACACAGCACAAGAAGAACCTAAGTGCTTTATACCACTGGTTTTCGATTCAGTATCTGCTGAGCACCCAGTACGCGACAATCAATCCAGGGTAACCTCAAGCAGAACCGATGACATAAACAGCTCAACGGCACCTGTTGAACTTGTTTTTCCTAATGGAACCAAGATGGTAATTCGTGAGAACATGGACTTGGAATTATTAAGGGCTATAGTTCACCTTTATGATTAA
- a CDS encoding O-antigen ligase family protein gives MKQWLVNKIGFIIIICTTIFGIVLYEPLAINLIDEITLLILFCFYFIISLTHNGSIGKGLFVFLVVFLFYFFYSLVINVTVPAAVLADFLQQAKPYLAFFSFYYLGVSFSKKQGQILRFTVLTLFSVLVIASMLGVLDLFFGHPTTFATCCFSLSILYYTFNHSKKSDLLISIIILSLGLLSGRSKFYGIFIIASFVLLFVRHRIVLSFRTLIISLFVFVVVVIAAWSKLNLYVVEGFSSDWIARPVLYKNAVNVLNDYFPFGSGFGTYGNEASRDFYSPLYYKYDLYKVWGLSPSYDKFVADTFFPVLSQFGYIGIMLFVVFWYRLWKLVDYKSLAEKIVEYKIGLIIIAFFLIESIADTTIVSHRGLLPMMILGYVLSPKRASQLTAEID, from the coding sequence ATGAAACAGTGGCTTGTAAATAAAATTGGATTTATTATCATAATATGTACCACTATATTTGGAATAGTTTTATATGAACCATTAGCTATAAACCTCATTGATGAGATTACATTACTAATACTTTTTTGTTTCTATTTTATAATCTCACTTACACATAATGGATCAATAGGAAAAGGATTATTTGTTTTTCTAGTTGTATTTCTATTCTATTTTTTTTATTCTTTGGTAATTAATGTTACTGTTCCTGCAGCTGTTTTGGCAGATTTTCTACAGCAAGCTAAACCTTATCTGGCGTTCTTTTCGTTTTACTATTTAGGTGTGTCATTCTCTAAAAAACAAGGGCAAATACTACGTTTTACTGTATTGACTTTGTTTAGCGTCTTAGTAATTGCATCTATGTTAGGAGTTCTGGATTTGTTTTTCGGCCATCCTACTACTTTCGCGACATGTTGTTTTAGTTTATCAATTTTATATTACACTTTTAATCATAGCAAGAAATCTGATCTTCTAATTTCAATCATTATATTGAGTTTGGGATTATTGTCTGGAAGATCGAAATTCTATGGTATTTTCATAATTGCTAGTTTTGTTCTTCTTTTCGTAAGACATAGAATTGTATTGTCATTTAGGACGTTAATAATATCACTTTTTGTGTTTGTAGTGGTGGTAATTGCAGCATGGAGCAAATTGAATTTGTATGTGGTTGAAGGCTTTTCTTCTGATTGGATCGCGCGTCCGGTTTTGTATAAAAATGCTGTGAACGTCTTAAATGACTATTTCCCATTTGGTTCAGGTTTTGGTACTTATGGAAATGAGGCCTCCCGAGATTTTTATTCGCCGTTGTACTATAAATATGATTTGTACAAAGTATGGGGACTGAGTCCCTCCTATGATAAATTTGTTGCAGACACTTTTTTCCCAGTATTATCACAGTTTGGTTATATAGGGATAATGCTTTTTGTGGTATTTTGGTATCGTTTATGGAAATTAGTCGATTATAAATCTTTAGCAGAAAAAATTGTTGAGTATAAAATAGGGTTGATAATAATTGCTTTCTTTTTAATTGAATCAATTGCCGACACTACCATTGTTTCCCATAGGGGCTTGTTGCCAATGATGATTTTAGGTTATGTCCTTAGCCCAAAGAGAGCATCCCAATTAACTGCTGAGATTGATTAA
- a CDS encoding LicD family protein, with product MRRLSNKEVQSIQLNILKEIVEFCNENNLRFYLIYGSLLGAVRHNGFIPWDDDIDIAMSRPDYEKFLHTFNVSHKQYKVESFRINKYVPYFYAKVQDINTLVVPRSNHGHQIGVSVDVFPIDGASSNSIIQWIHFRLFEVIRLLYNFKIKVFKKEKSLGRNLLLSLGKLFAFWIPFGLLVRVLDSINRLYSFEKSEYVTVCASTDKRISYDKKEFEKVVFIEFEGIPMPCPVGYDLLLKSMYKDYMKLPEPNKRVSHHQIEAFELESNV from the coding sequence ATGAGGAGGCTTAGTAATAAAGAAGTTCAGTCGATACAGTTAAATATACTTAAAGAGATAGTTGAATTTTGCAATGAAAACAACCTTAGATTCTATTTGATATATGGAAGCCTTCTTGGTGCAGTCAGGCATAATGGTTTTATTCCATGGGATGATGATATTGATATTGCTATGTCACGACCTGATTATGAGAAGTTCTTGCATACATTTAATGTTTCCCACAAACAATACAAAGTAGAATCATTCAGAATTAATAAATATGTACCTTATTTTTATGCAAAGGTTCAGGATATAAATACTTTAGTTGTACCAAGATCTAACCATGGTCATCAGATAGGTGTTTCTGTGGATGTTTTTCCCATAGATGGTGCATCTTCTAATAGTATAATTCAATGGATTCATTTTCGACTTTTTGAAGTTATTAGATTGTTGTATAATTTTAAAATTAAAGTTTTTAAAAAGGAGAAAAGTTTAGGAAGGAATTTATTACTTAGTTTAGGTAAATTGTTCGCATTTTGGATTCCATTTGGCCTATTAGTAAGAGTTTTAGATTCAATCAATAGGTTATATAGTTTTGAAAAGTCCGAGTATGTTACCGTATGTGCGAGCACAGACAAGAGAATATCATATGATAAAAAAGAGTTTGAAAAGGTTGTTTTTATTGAATTTGAAGGAATACCCATGCCATGTCCTGTAGGATATGACCTACTGCTTAAGAGTATGTATAAGGATTACATGAAGTTGCCTGAGCCAAACAAAAGAGTATCACATCATCAGATTGAAGCTTTCGAATTGGAAAGTAATGTTTAG
- a CDS encoding GNAT family N-acetyltransferase, producing MDISEIIIIPKPENITWEEITDLLHKGYAEHLKNGILYSAAVQDVSKTIERLEEGTCMVVLYKGNLIATETYVLKRRKHSLIHKWYYDNSYFYLHSLTVHPDYKRRGIGLMLRNRIVEIAKETGVDSIISDTSIKAKWLISWYDRLGHKKVGLVSHKGTNYYSVVMKTPLKNKNVPDWYRLIRYGISYLICKTLYKENGDFRFYPEILERIKLANIKQ from the coding sequence ATGGATATCTCAGAGATTATCATAATTCCAAAACCAGAGAACATTACTTGGGAAGAAATCACTGACCTTTTACATAAAGGATATGCTGAACATTTGAAAAACGGGATATTGTATTCTGCTGCAGTTCAAGATGTTTCGAAAACTATAGAGCGCTTAGAAGAAGGCACATGTATGGTAGTACTTTATAAAGGAAACCTTATTGCAACAGAGACTTATGTATTAAAAAGAAGGAAGCATTCCTTAATACATAAGTGGTATTATGATAATTCATACTTCTATCTTCATTCGCTTACAGTACATCCTGATTATAAACGTCGTGGAATTGGGTTAATGCTTAGAAATCGAATCGTTGAGATCGCAAAAGAGACAGGTGTAGATTCGATTATATCGGATACCTCAATAAAAGCTAAATGGCTTATCTCGTGGTATGATCGTTTGGGGCACAAAAAGGTAGGTCTAGTCTCTCATAAGGGAACAAACTACTATAGTGTTGTAATGAAAACCCCACTAAAGAACAAAAATGTACCTGATTGGTATAGACTAATAAGATATGGAATTTCATATTTAATTTGCAAAACTTTATACAAAGAAAATGGAGATTTCAGATTCTATCCAGAAATATTGGAAAGGATTAAATTAGCTAATATAAAACAATAA
- a CDS encoding adenylyltransferase/cytidyltransferase family protein, translating to MKKVLTVGVFDFFHIGHLNVLRTAKSVGDYLIVAVHDDKQNSKGVKFLYSLEERMYFVSSIKCVDEVIKYERVDEIVQKVDFDVFAFGPDQNHQYFQLAFDWCRENGKDLVMVDRTEGISSTRIREILANKSI from the coding sequence ATGAAAAAGGTTTTAACAGTTGGGGTCTTTGATTTCTTTCATATTGGACATTTAAATGTACTCAGAACTGCAAAATCAGTTGGAGATTATTTAATTGTTGCTGTTCATGATGATAAGCAGAATTCAAAAGGTGTAAAATTTCTGTATAGTTTGGAGGAGAGAATGTATTTTGTGAGCAGCATTAAATGTGTGGATGAAGTGATTAAATATGAGAGAGTAGATGAGATTGTTCAGAAGGTCGATTTCGATGTGTTTGCGTTTGGCCCGGATCAGAATCATCAGTACTTTCAGTTGGCATTTGATTGGTGTCGAGAAAATGGCAAGGATTTAGTTATGGTGGATAGGACGGAAGGAATTTCTTCGACCAGAATTAGAGAAATTTTAGCAAATAAGAGCATTTAG
- a CDS encoding sugar-transfer associated ATP-grasp domain-containing protein, with product MKQIQQTWGGIPFSTRHLQSYRLYKAVRGFDSRFLPMPLYDPSIIRVLNPKEDAAVFVNKGLFERLFSELKQPQCFFKRINSNFYVQGYQVADLDYIIDYWTTLGSFVIKPSKNSHGGVGVRVFNRHITKDEAILLIQEYKDDFLVQEVVRQHDETSVFNKTSINTIRIISLYLNGRVSILRSSLRIGLPGSVVDNAGAGGIMVGLDEYGRLFDFGITQTFEKIWLTANGIEFSGRRVTAFPKIRKIVIENHAFLYPTLGMVAWDFAVGADGSPIFLEGNTKVPGIFWIQFCTGPIFGERTQEVVNYCKSNNDIYF from the coding sequence TTGAAGCAAATTCAACAAACATGGGGAGGGATACCATTTTCGACTAGGCATTTGCAATCATATAGATTATACAAAGCTGTTAGGGGATTTGATTCTAGATTCCTACCGATGCCATTGTATGACCCCTCTATAATAAGAGTTTTAAATCCTAAAGAAGATGCTGCCGTTTTCGTAAATAAGGGATTATTTGAACGTCTGTTTTCAGAATTGAAACAACCTCAGTGTTTCTTTAAACGAATCAATAGTAATTTTTATGTACAGGGATACCAAGTGGCTGATTTGGATTATATTATTGATTATTGGACTACGCTTGGCAGTTTTGTAATAAAGCCTAGTAAGAACTCACATGGAGGGGTAGGAGTTCGTGTCTTTAATCGGCATATAACAAAAGATGAAGCGATATTACTAATACAGGAGTATAAGGATGATTTTCTTGTACAAGAAGTAGTTAGACAGCATGATGAAACATCTGTTTTTAATAAAACTTCTATTAATACAATTCGCATTATTTCATTGTACCTAAATGGACGTGTTAGCATTCTAAGGTCTTCACTTAGAATAGGACTTCCCGGTTCTGTAGTTGATAACGCTGGTGCTGGTGGGATTATGGTGGGTTTGGATGAATATGGAAGATTATTTGATTTTGGTATTACGCAGACTTTTGAAAAGATTTGGTTGACTGCAAATGGTATAGAATTTAGTGGCCGTAGAGTTACAGCGTTTCCCAAAATTAGAAAAATAGTTATAGAAAACCATGCTTTCCTGTATCCTACTTTAGGAATGGTTGCATGGGATTTTGCAGTTGGAGCTGATGGGTCTCCCATTTTTCTTGAAGGGAATACCAAAGTGCCAGGTATATTTTGGATACAGTTTTGTACAGGACCAATTTTTGGTGAAAGAACTCAGGAAGTGGTTAATTATTGTAAAAGTAATAATGATATATATTTTTGA
- a CDS encoding lipopolysaccharide biosynthesis protein — MSELRTRAVLGIVWSSVHRFGSMIISFLGNIVLTRLLSPEDFGVIGMMMVFIAICNTLIDGGLASALIQKDQVDDIDYSTVFSWNLAISVFFYITLFFTADSISAFYNINQLNDILKVLGLVLLINSLYLVQVNQLMRQLNFKLLALINIAGNLSGVIISIFLAYLGWGVWSLVVKNLTTSVVIAIFCFTLGSWKPSFGFSIKSFKELFGFGSFVLLANLAETIYVNIQALIIGKVFSADQLGYYTQAKKLEEVPTKGLAAVVNQVSFPVFSRLQNDLSKVREGLRNNIKAITFINFPLMFWLIIIAKPLIILLFTERWIDSVPFFQIFCVWGMLYALNTLNTNIVKSLGMGSLYFTIQVGKRVVGLVIIFFGLRFGIMGLMWGVASAAYLSFFVNAFILGKLIGYGIICQIRDVFGSLTCSIIVGILVYFFTPFLHTSTIIIDITLISIAYLALYIGISYLTKSSGLNIYLNVFKRLFRR, encoded by the coding sequence ATGAGTGAATTAAGGACTAGAGCAGTTTTGGGCATAGTGTGGAGTTCTGTGCATCGGTTTGGGTCTATGATTATTTCTTTCTTAGGGAATATTGTATTAACTAGGTTATTGTCACCTGAGGATTTTGGAGTAATTGGGATGATGATGGTGTTTATTGCAATATGTAACACTTTAATAGATGGAGGTTTAGCATCTGCTCTAATTCAAAAGGATCAAGTGGATGATATTGATTATTCGACGGTATTTTCGTGGAATCTTGCTATATCTGTCTTTTTCTATATCACCTTGTTTTTTACTGCTGATTCTATTTCTGCATTTTATAATATTAATCAGTTAAACGATATACTTAAGGTCCTGGGTTTAGTACTTTTGATAAACTCTTTATACTTAGTACAAGTTAATCAATTAATGCGCCAACTTAATTTCAAATTGTTGGCGCTTATAAATATTGCAGGAAATCTATCAGGTGTTATCATAAGCATATTTTTAGCATATTTGGGATGGGGAGTATGGAGTCTGGTTGTAAAAAATCTGACTACTAGTGTTGTTATTGCTATTTTTTGTTTTACTCTGGGATCATGGAAGCCAAGTTTTGGTTTTAGTATAAAATCATTTAAGGAGTTGTTTGGCTTCGGTTCCTTTGTGTTATTAGCAAATCTTGCTGAGACAATATACGTGAACATTCAAGCATTGATAATTGGAAAAGTGTTTTCAGCAGATCAATTAGGATATTATACACAGGCCAAAAAACTTGAAGAGGTTCCAACAAAAGGATTGGCCGCAGTAGTCAATCAAGTATCTTTTCCTGTGTTTTCTAGACTGCAAAATGATTTATCAAAAGTTAGGGAAGGTCTAAGAAATAACATTAAGGCAATTACATTTATCAATTTTCCTTTGATGTTTTGGCTCATAATAATTGCCAAACCTTTGATTATTTTATTGTTCACAGAGAGGTGGATAGATTCAGTACCATTTTTCCAAATATTTTGTGTGTGGGGAATGTTGTATGCACTTAACACATTGAACACAAATATTGTTAAATCATTAGGAATGGGGTCTCTGTATTTTACTATCCAGGTAGGCAAAAGAGTTGTAGGCTTAGTAATTATCTTTTTCGGGTTGAGATTTGGTATAATGGGGTTGATGTGGGGCGTTGCAAGTGCTGCGTACCTTTCTTTTTTTGTTAATGCATTTATTCTTGGAAAGCTTATTGGGTATGGTATAATTTGTCAAATTAGGGATGTATTTGGTTCCCTAACATGTTCAATCATAGTAGGAATATTAGTTTATTTTTTTACTCCTTTTTTACATACATCGACTATAATAATTGATATAACTTTAATATCAATTGCTTATTTAGCATTGTATATTGGTATTTCATATCTTACTAAATCTAGTGGCTTAAACATATACCTAAATGTGTTTAAACGGCTTTTTAGGAGATGA
- a CDS encoding metallophosphoesterase — MIRYVLAFVIIIFIVSCSWFEELAGKNSDQFTFTNLNDSGEQVLSHSSQLVILIPDIQEYTRYSSRRRKLTELTKRVLHISESDFNILLVLQVGDITDGNEESEYLAAKRSFSVFDGKIDYVLAVGNHDYGEGGNSKDRTTLYNDYFDESKMKTYVTSYEDGAYENSIYEFKIQGNEFYLVNLEFGPRDAVVEWASKYVNEMHGTGILLTHAFLDKNGERYDHEKYSYQTLSPYTFVSKDGSFGDGGVNDGQDLWKKLVMNNNIRLVLCGHRGGGAKSLISENNQGLPVLQNMFAIHEHPESIGGWIQILEFLEDSKTLKVHTYSLFDNIWSPSYIEFIYK, encoded by the coding sequence ATGATAAGATATGTATTAGCATTTGTGATAATTATTTTTATTGTTTCCTGTAGTTGGTTTGAGGAATTAGCTGGAAAAAATTCCGACCAATTCACATTTACAAACCTGAATGATTCAGGAGAACAAGTACTTTCTCATTCATCTCAATTAGTAATATTGATACCTGATATCCAGGAATATACAAGGTATTCTTCTAGGAGGAGAAAATTAACAGAGTTAACAAAAAGGGTATTACATATTTCTGAAAGTGATTTTAATATTCTTCTCGTACTTCAAGTAGGTGACATCACAGATGGAAACGAAGAGTCTGAGTATTTAGCTGCTAAAAGAAGCTTCTCTGTATTTGATGGAAAGATTGATTACGTCTTAGCTGTAGGTAATCACGATTATGGAGAAGGCGGTAACAGTAAGGATAGAACAACTTTATATAATGATTATTTCGATGAATCAAAAATGAAAACATATGTAACATCATATGAGGATGGTGCATATGAAAATAGTATATATGAATTTAAAATTCAAGGAAATGAATTTTACCTGGTCAATTTAGAGTTTGGTCCAAGAGATGCAGTAGTTGAGTGGGCGAGTAAATATGTAAATGAAATGCATGGAACAGGAATTTTACTTACCCATGCATTTCTTGACAAGAATGGCGAAAGGTATGACCATGAGAAGTATTCCTATCAAACATTGAGTCCATATACTTTTGTGTCTAAGGATGGCTCTTTTGGTGATGGTGGGGTAAATGATGGGCAGGATTTATGGAAAAAACTGGTTATGAATAATAACATTCGTTTAGTACTATGTGGACATCGGGGAGGAGGAGCAAAAAGCTTAATTTCTGAAAATAACCAAGGACTTCCTGTTTTACAAAATATGTTTGCAATTCATGAACATCCAGAATCGATTGGAGGATGGATTCAGATCCTTGAATTCCTTGAAGATAGTAAAACCCTAAAAGTTCATACGTATTCCTTATTTGATAATATATGGTCACCATCATATATTGAGTTTATCTACAAATAA
- a CDS encoding DUF5606 domain-containing protein, whose translation MLKDILAISGYSGLFKLVSQAKNSVIVESLVDGKRLPAFGASKISALEDISMYTTDGDILLGLVFAEIFDKGMDIDPKSDPKTLKAAFKEAVANFDEDRVYASDIKKVFVWYKLLKEKGIITAETVAAYREELSKKEEEK comes from the coding sequence ATGTTGAAGGATATTTTGGCTATTTCCGGATATTCCGGACTTTTCAAGCTTGTTTCCCAGGCTAAGAACAGCGTTATTGTAGAGTCTCTGGTAGACGGCAAGAGATTGCCCGCATTCGGAGCTTCCAAGATCAGTGCGCTTGAAGATATTTCAATGTATACCACTGATGGTGATATTCTGCTGGGTTTGGTATTTGCTGAGATCTTTGACAAGGGGATGGATATTGATCCCAAGTCAGATCCTAAGACTTTGAAGGCTGCCTTCAAGGAAGCTGTTGCCAACTTTGATGAGGACAGAGTATATGCATCTGACATCAAGAAGGTGTTTGTTTGGTACAAGCTTCTCAAGGAAAAGGGAATTATCACTGCTGAGACTGTAGCAGCCTACAGAGAGGAACTATCTAAGAAAGAGGAAGAAAAGTAA
- a CDS encoding YbbR-like domain-containing protein encodes MKYFDKIRFSGLVERIKKLLGNRDFYIFLGFLCLSTLFWFINALRGEYVTSLSCPVSFVNVPDNLVILDGSSQKVEAKVKATGFNILRQKLSSRFVPLELDVSNMRLTQKEGKSMAFLLSRTEMGEIRSRLLLGMDLVDLQPDTIFLHVDQFATRKVPVGFKGELAFEQQFILADDIGFRPDSVTVSGPLSAIDTISAIYIKPLIAEKLAGDFEKEVELERLSNIDMSHRKVVVDIKVERFSEKTISVPVSVEGLPDSLLLKTFPTSVQLTFRAGLSKFDKISSGDFSAIVDATEVLQLERPKRLRVRISRTPKGIVTYNYDPLFVEYVLERR; translated from the coding sequence ATGAAATACTTTGATAAGATACGATTCAGCGGTTTAGTAGAACGGATAAAGAAACTTTTAGGCAACCGGGACTTTTACATATTTTTGGGTTTTTTGTGTCTATCGACCCTGTTTTGGTTTATCAACGCCCTTCGTGGTGAATATGTTACCAGCCTGAGTTGTCCTGTCAGTTTTGTCAATGTGCCTGACAACCTCGTGATACTCGACGGAAGCAGCCAGAAGGTAGAGGCTAAGGTCAAGGCCACAGGTTTCAACATACTACGCCAAAAGCTCAGCAGCCGTTTTGTTCCTCTGGAACTGGATGTATCCAATATGAGACTTACCCAGAAGGAAGGCAAGAGTATGGCATTTTTGCTTTCCCGTACTGAGATGGGAGAGATACGTAGCCGCTTGTTGCTTGGTATGGACCTTGTCGATCTCCAACCTGATACTATCTTTCTGCATGTTGATCAGTTTGCTACACGCAAAGTGCCCGTAGGCTTCAAAGGCGAACTTGCCTTTGAGCAACAGTTTATCCTGGCCGACGATATTGGTTTTAGGCCCGATTCGGTTACAGTAAGTGGCCCATTGAGTGCTATTGATACTATTTCTGCTATATATATAAAACCCCTCATTGCTGAAAAGCTTGCAGGTGACTTTGAGAAGGAAGTCGAGCTTGAAAGGCTTAGCAACATAGATATGAGCCATCGTAAGGTAGTAGTCGACATCAAGGTTGAACGCTTCAGTGAAAAAACCATTTCAGTTCCCGTCAGCGTCGAAGGATTGCCCGACTCCCTTTTACTTAAAACATTCCCGACCTCCGTCCAGCTAACTTTCAGAGCCGGACTCAGCAAGTTTGACAAGATATCATCCGGTGATTTCTCAGCTATTGTAGATGCCACAGAGGTATTGCAGCTTGAGCGTCCCAAGCGTCTCAGGGTAAGAATCAGCAGGACACCCAAGGGTATAGTGACCTATAATTATGACCCGCTCTTTGTCGAATATGTACTAGAACGCAGGTAA
- the yajC gene encoding preprotein translocase subunit YajC codes for MYSILLQAAAPQQPSMVSTLLPFVAIIVIFYFFMIRPQMKRQKELRKYRESLKKGDKVITTGGIYGKVVEVKDNHMIVEIANGVEIKIDKAAIIMDMTDAAPRK; via the coding sequence ATGTATAGTATCTTATTACAAGCAGCAGCACCCCAACAACCAAGCATGGTTTCAACCCTATTACCCTTTGTTGCTATCATCGTGATTTTCTACTTCTTTATGATCAGACCACAGATGAAGCGTCAAAAGGAATTGCGTAAGTATCGTGAATCACTTAAGAAGGGTGATAAGGTAATTACCACTGGTGGAATCTATGGAAAAGTAGTGGAGGTGAAGGACAACCACATGATTGTTGAAATTGCCAACGGCGTAGAAATAAAGATTGATAAAGCTGCCATCATCATGGATATGACTGATGCTGCTCCTCGCAAATAA
- the nusB gene encoding transcription antitermination factor NusB, translated as MLSRRLLRVKVMQMVYGFNQRGDTTIREMEKELFHSISKSYELYHLILLLLTDIHTIAVNKIQIGKQKKMPLPEDLNPNTRFIDNKVLDQLIHSQQLQDYSKEKGLTWGDNEAIINTLYNKVVESELYRDYMESDQFDYDYQKRFIVKLVEKVIAQYEPLYSALEEMSIYWNDESEFIVSMVIKTLKSFEENKGYEQVLLDEFKDEEDRDFVSNLFRKTIERQKEHTELINKFSRNWDLERVAFMDIVIMQVALTEVMESFNIPLKVTLNEYIELAKHYSTPKSGLFINGILDKIVEHLAKEGKIPMDEFESIKKS; from the coding sequence ATGCTAAGTAGAAGATTGTTAAGGGTTAAGGTGATGCAGATGGTATATGGCTTTAACCAAAGAGGGGATACTACGATACGTGAAATGGAAAAGGAGCTTTTCCATAGCATATCAAAGTCTTACGAGTTATACCATCTGATCTTATTACTTCTGACCGATATCCACACCATTGCGGTAAATAAGATCCAAATCGGCAAGCAAAAGAAAATGCCTTTGCCAGAAGATCTAAATCCCAACACTCGCTTTATAGACAATAAAGTACTTGATCAACTAATTCATTCCCAACAACTCCAGGACTATAGTAAGGAGAAGGGCCTTACATGGGGTGATAACGAAGCTATCATCAATACCCTGTATAATAAGGTAGTCGAGTCCGAGCTTTACAGGGATTATATGGAATCAGATCAATTTGATTATGATTATCAGAAAAGATTTATTGTTAAGTTGGTCGAGAAGGTTATTGCCCAGTATGAACCTCTTTATTCTGCTCTTGAAGAAATGAGCATATACTGGAATGACGAGTCTGAGTTTATCGTGAGTATGGTTATCAAAACTCTAAAGAGTTTTGAGGAAAACAAAGGGTATGAGCAGGTTTTACTGGATGAGTTCAAGGATGAAGAGGACAGGGACTTTGTCAGTAACCTTTTCCGCAAGACTATTGAGCGTCAAAAGGAGCATACCGAACTGATCAACAAGTTTTCACGCAACTGGGACCTCGAACGCGTTGCATTTATGGACATAGTTATAATGCAGGTCGCACTTACCGAGGTCATGGAATCATTTAATATTCCGCTTAAGGTTACTCTTAATGAATATATTGAACTTGCCAAACACTATAGTACTCCCAAGAGCGGGCTCTTTATCAACGGAATACTCGACAAGATAGTCGAGCACCTGGCCAAGGAGGGAAAAATCCCGATGGACGAGTTTGAGAGCATAAAAAAATCTTAG
- a CDS encoding DUF3276 family protein, translating into MEGFDKNAEFERNDRDEIFSKAVRAGKRTYFFDVKATRKNDLYLTITESKKRFEDDGRFLFEKHKIFLYKEDFDKFAEGLNEAVNFIKNAQAEYAENRVEDEDESFESVVTNELSNLDFEDLSE; encoded by the coding sequence ATGGAAGGATTTGATAAAAATGCCGAATTTGAAAGGAATGACAGAGACGAGATCTTTTCAAAAGCTGTAAGGGCCGGTAAGAGGACTTATTTCTTTGATGTGAAAGCAACCAGGAAGAATGACCTATACCTTACCATAACTGAAAGCAAAAAGAGATTCGAGGATGATGGCCGGTTTCTGTTCGAAAAGCACAAAATATTTTTGTACAAGGAAGACTTTGACAAGTTTGCAGAGGGGTTGAATGAGGCTGTCAATTTTATTAAGAATGCTCAGGCTGAGTATGCAGAAAACAGAGTTGAAGATGAAGATGAAAGCTTTGAATCTGTAGTAACCAACGAACTGAGCAACCTGGACTTTGAGGATCTTAGCGAATAA